ATAATGCCGTAACTTTGTAATTGAAGGGCGTGCATAAAGAATaacgattatatatatatatatttgtaccgCTCGACCGGTTGAACCGATTATACTGCATACCAATCACTTGACCGGTATGATTTCGGTAACTAGTATTTAAAACATTGGTTTTTTGGGGGAGAAGGAAATTGAATTTCGCACTAATATAATTAATAGTATTTTTCTCTAAAGAACTTGTTATAATTTTATTGTAGCATTtacaaaagtcaaaaaaatacTACAGAAATGATCTCGAATTAAGTGTATAAAACACCTTCTTTGGATGGGTCATATATGGTATTTATACGACAAAGTtttgtagtataaatgctggtaAAAAATCCTTACCAAACGGCCCTGAATAGAAAAATGTCCTAGCACAGTTTCGTTGAcgaatagaaaataaaaataccagATGTTCCTAATGATAGTGACTAATCCAATAGAAAATAATTAGGAGTTTTTTACCGTACAGGACTTATTAGATATTTTAAATACCAGAATAATATttacctctcttttttttttcccaaaaagaCCTTTGACGCTGTTCAGGCACGCTGTTTAGAACAACGTCATCATGAAATTTCTTACAAAACGCTATTTCTAACAGCATCAATAAATGAAACGCTATTGACAATAGCATCATTAGTACAAATAAGAATTACGTTGTTTTAAACTGCGTCATTCTCTCAAGAATTAAATAGATTTTATCAGTTTCTGAGAACCACTCAGaaacctatatatataacaaattgtAGACCAAAACTTGGCAGCACATACTCGAATTGTAAACCTGCAATGGATtctcgttttttttttgtggttaaAAGCGAAAAATTAGCACAAATGAATTTCAACACAACCAAATAATCCACATGCTCACCACACAAATTTCCACATAAATTGACCAAATCTCAACAACTACATCCCAATCAAAAGGAAGAACAACTAATTCTTACATAACTTTGGTGTCTTTCCCACACACCCGTAGAGAGTGGCTGGGCGTTGGAGGAATCCTTCAACCACGATTGGAACGAACTTGGAGTCGCCGAAGGCACAAAGATGGCTTCCTCGTTGGAGGAGCGACCATTGACCACGAAAATGTGTCTGGACTGCAGAGGCTGTTGTTTAAAATTAGGGATTTTTGTTTTAGGTCTGTTATAGAACAAAATCACTCGTGTTCTTTTTCTCAGAGGGATGACGCTGTTCCAAACAGCGTCATTATAAAATGACGCCGTTCCAAATGGCGTTAGTTCACATTATCGTCACTGACGCTCTTTGTAACAACGTCAATatcataaaatttttaattttctagaaGACGTTATTTATAACTGCGTCATTAGTGTACTGAATTTTCAAACCATTTGACGCTATTGAAGATAATGTTATTAgagtaaaaaaattatgatgacGTTGTTCATAGACgttttggaaggaaaaaaaaaagaggtgaaTGTcattttggtatttaaaatatctAATAAGCTTTGTACTGTAAAAAACTCAATAATTAGGTGACAGGCAGGACTTGTGGGCCCCGTGGGGACAGTCCAATTCACTTTTTAACCTCTCGTTGCTCTGTGATCACAGAGTCAGAGCAGACCGACACCACCTTCACCTGCTCACCACCCCCGAGCAACTGGACAACCATTGCCTACTTCAATGATCTACACTTTTTCCTACCAACTATTCTCTCTCTCAATTTACACTATCGAACAGAAAATTTGAGTTAAGAAATATGACTCTTGGTTTCACATGAAAATTGTGATTGCTAGAGCTCAAATCCAGCTTAATTCGATGAATATGAGTCGCTATACTTGATTTCCTTTTTTTAGCTGGCGATTCTTTCTTCAAATGTCTGTCACTGAGCTGAAAAAGCGACAAGAGGCGGCGACGGAGACCTTGAACAATCTAAGAGAGCGGTTGAGGCAGAGGCGGCTTCAGTTGCTCGACACAGACGGTGCGATTTTCGTTGCTTGCTCTTTGTacagtattttttttcctcgtgtttgttttgtttggtataTCTGATTGAATTTTGACAGTTGCGACTGATGCGAGGGGGCAGGGAAGGGCTCCGGTCACATTCGGCCCCACCGATCTAGTGTGTTGCAGGACGCTTCAAGGACACACTGGAAAGGTAATCTATGTACTACATTTGTCTTTTTTTACTTTCAGAAATAGAAATTCATGTGTATTTCTgcttttttgggttttcaattcaattttttttgtgtgattttgtTAAAATATTTGCAATCTTGCTGTAGAAAATGCTGGAATactagaaaaaaagagagactacTTGTAGTTATAGAGATTATGTCGAACTCGGCAAGGCTTGTAGTTTCAAACAATCTGGGAATGAAAAGAATTGCAGAACTTAGAACCCTTGCTAACTAGTGCATGGCTTCAGGATTGTTGTTGTGTTGTTGGACACTGTAAAGAATAAATAGGAACTTAGTTCCGGCATTGCAACTTAAAATTGGAATACTGAAGATTGACACGCAAAATGGTGATGTTTCTTGTGCGTATTTGGTAAGCTCGGGAGCAGGAGGTATGACACAATTAGTATGTGCGAATATGTTCGTATGGGCATGCAGAAACATTGGCCTATGCAATTTTTATCTAACGGAGGACAAGATGGGGAGGACTGCAACAAACAAGTAAAGCACACCAGATCCCTGGAGGTGTagattatcaatttatcataaTCCACTGTAGTTAGAACATTGATGATAAGAATAGGGACCTGATCCAATAATTTTAAATTCCCTCTTCTTGATGAGCATAGTAAGATTGGCAACTTTGACCTATCATGGCGGTAAAAGAATCTCTAGTTagtttttcttgtattttttgttctttgaatggGAAAATAAGTTCTTTGATTGGATACTTAGTATTGGTTTCTCAAAGTACATGTATgcaattaatttttctttttgggaaTTTAAGAAGATGCATTGTGTAATCAGGACATTATAGATTATTGCATGTGcatattttttctctctcaatcaTTTTGCTTTACTATGGTGATAAACAAACATGGCTCTATGGAAGAGTCGTACTGTTCTTAACTTGGTGGTATATGAGTTCCTTTCAAGGCATCCTGATTGCTTGAAAACTCTTATCACCATTACATAAAGAATTTGAGGAGTATATAGAGGGTTTGAGATGAATAATAGGTGGGCGTTAGTTGTTGTAATTTTTACTTGAATAGTTGGATGTCTTCTACAATTGTTGGACTTGGAGGGAAGAAAATAGTAAGCTTGAGAATATTGgaactatttagtgttcattagaACATTTAGGGGAAGGAAGAATCACAACTTCATTTGAAATTGTCTATCTTCTCAACAATATCGCCCTCTTTTATGCGACTTTCGTCTTTATATCACTCTCATTTGCTGTTCGAAGAAAGCATAACCTTTTTCTCCTTGTATGTCCACCCTTTAGCAACCCTTAGACTTCGCTAGGTCATTGGTGTTTGGCAACTGCAAGGATACTTGGGCTGGTGTTTATCTGATTAGCTTATCCATTTGAAAAGTGAGATGCATTGCCGCTTATGATAGGTCAGACACAAGTACTGAACTTTAGGGGTGGGGGGATACACCAGATTAATTCTAGGATGATGGTAAGGTGGTTTGTAATTCTCTGTATTTAAAGAAACGATTGATTAAATTCACAAAATTTTTTAAGGATTTCACAGGTTTATTCCTTGGATTGGACTCCTGAAAGGAATAGAATTGTCAGTGCTTCTCAAGATGGGCGGTTGATAGTGTGGAATGCTCTAACCAGCCAGAAAACTCATGCCATAAAGCTGCCTTGTGCATGGGTCATGACATGTGCTTTCGCTGTGAGTGGACAATCTGTTGCCTGTGGGGGACTTGAAAGTGTGTGCTCAATTTTTAACCTGAATTCACCAACTGAAAAAGATGGGAACATACCGGTATCAAGAATGCTTAGTGGGCATAAGGGTTATGTCTCCTCCTGTCAGTATGTTCCAGATGAGGATACTTGCCTCATCACTGGTTCTGGTGATCAAACGTGTGTTCTGTGGGATATTACAACAGGCCT
This genomic stretch from Tripterygium wilfordii isolate XIE 37 chromosome 22, ASM1340144v1, whole genome shotgun sequence harbors:
- the LOC119991795 gene encoding guanine nucleotide-binding protein subunit beta-2-like isoform X4 — protein: MSVTELKKRQEAATETLNNLRERLRQRRLQLLDTDVATDARGQGRAPVTFGPTDLVCCRTLQGHTGKVYSLDWTPERNRIVSASQDGRLIVWNALTSQKTHAIKLPCAWVMTCAFAVSGQSVACGGLESVCSIFNLNSPTEKDGNIPVSRMLSGHKGYVSSCQYVPDEDTCLITGSGDQTCVLWDITTGLRTSVFGGEFQYGHSADVLSISINGSNSRMFVSGSCDGTGRLWDTRVASRAVRTFHGHEGDVNTVKFFPDGNRLGTGSDDGTCRLFDIRTGHQLQVYYQQNGDGEVPHVTSIAFSISGRLLIAGYSNGDCYVWDTLLAEVVLNLGSLQNSHEGRISCLGLSVDGSALCTGSWDTNLKIWAFGGDRRVV
- the LOC119991795 gene encoding guanine nucleotide-binding protein subunit beta-2-like isoform X5, translating into MSVTELKKRQEAATETLNNLRERLRQRRLQLLDTDVATDARGQGRAPVTFGPTDLVCCRTLQGHTGKVYSLDWTPERNRIVSASQDGRLIVWNALTSQKTHAIKLPCAWVMTCAFAVSGQSVACGGLESVCSIFNLNSPTEKDGNIPVSRMLSGHKGYVSSCQYVPDEDTCLITGSGDQTCVLWDITTGLRTSVFGGEFQYGHSADVLSISINGSNSRMFVSGSCDGTGRLWDTRVASRAVRTFHGHEGDVNTVKFFPDGNRLGTGSDDGTCRLFDIRTGHQLQVYYQQNGDGEVPHVTSIAFSISGRLLIAGYSNGDCYVWDTLLAEVVLNLGSLQNSHEGRISCLGLSVDGSALCTGSWDTNLKVPFG